The nucleotide window TCGAGAATCACGAACGACTCGTTCAGCGTGCGGCCGCGCATGAACGCGAGCGGCGCCACCTCGATCACGCCGCGCTCCATCAGTCGCTGCGCTTTCTCGAAGTCCATCATGTCGTGCAGCGCGTCGTAGAGCGGGCGCAGGTACGGGTTCACCTTCTCGGCGAGGTTGCCCGGCAAGAAGCCGAGCTTCTCGCCCGCCTCCACGGCCGGCCGCGCGAGGATCACCCGCGCGATCTCCTGGCGGTTGAGCGCGGCGATCGCCATCGCCATCGCGAGGTACGTCTTGCCGGTGCCGGCGGGCCCGATCGAGATCACGACATCGTGCTGCTCGATCAGGTCGAGGTAGCGGCGCTGCGAGAGATTCTTCGCGGCGATGCGGCGGCGCGAGCCCACGTGCGAGAGCACGTCGCTGTAGACCTCGCGCAGCGGCGTGCCGGGCACCGTCGCCACGTCCTGGATCGCGCTGTGCACGTCGCTCGGCGCAACCTCGCGGCCCTCGCGCACGAGCCCGTACAGCTCTTCCAGCACTTGGCGGCCGAGGCGCACGCGATCCTCGGCGCCCGACAACCGCACCTGATTGCCCCGCGCGTGCACGGCGATCCCGAGGTCCTGCTCGACGATGCGAAGCGTTCGCTCGCGTTCCCCGTACAAAGTCGAGGCGAGTTGGTTGTCGTCGAAGACGAGGGTCTGACGACTGGTGGCCTCGTGCGCGCTCAGTGGGGTCGCTCCGTCGTCGTAACCGCTACTCCTCGGGCATCAGCACCACGAAGTTGTCGCCGCGGTGCGCGAAATAGTATTCGCCGGGGTTTGCGGTCGCCATCGCGCCGGGCACTTCTGCGAGAGCCGTCGCAATGTCCTTCGGCCACGCGCCGTGCGCGAAGCGATACGCCTCGACGGCGGCCCGCGCCCGTGCGCGCGCAAAGGCGGCGTCGCCCTGCTGCGCGAGCGCAGCGCCCGCCGCGAGCTCGGGGCGCTCGCGGCTGTCCGTGGCGAGCCCGGCCAGCGCCAATCCGAGGAGCACGACCGGAATCACGGCCGAGGCCGACGCGAGCGACTCGAACAGGTCGAAGCGGAGCCGGGCGCGGACGCGCGCTGGCGCACTCACGCGCGCGAGCGGCTCGATCACGCCCGCGCGGCGCAGGCGCGAGATCCAGTAGACGCCGTCGAACTCGGAGATGCGCGCCAGATCCACCAAGCGCGCCCCGCTCGCTCTTCCGTCGATCCCCTCGAAGATCCGCCGCGCGAGCTCGATGCGCTTCGGCGACTCGCCCTCGGCGCGCTCGCGGAAGACGTCGAACGCATCGCTGCGCTTCCACACTGTGTCGAGCGCGCGCGCGTCGGCGTCGAACGTGCGCCACTCGTCCACCATGCGCAGCGCATCCATCAGGATCTGCTCGGCCGGCGTGGCCGCGGCGGTGTCGCCCTCGCCCATCACGGGCTGCGCGGTGAAGTGGAACGAGCCCTGCGTCCAGCGCAGCAAGAGGAACATCGTGTTGTGCGTGAGCAGGTCGACCGCTTCCTGCACCTGCGCTTCGCCGAGGTCGCCGCGCGTCGTCAGCAGCGTGCGCAGGTCGCCCTCGCCGTCCTGCACCGCGCGCTCGAGCGCGAGCAGGCGCTCGGGCTTCACGAGACCGCTGCGCACCACGAGGTCGCCGAGGGCGGCGTGCTCGTAGGGGCCCATGGTCTCGCCCCACACCACGCCGCCGCGATCGAACGCGATTCGCACGCGCACGTTCTCCGCGGCGACGTCGAGGACGCCGGTCTTCTGCTGCTGGCCGATCAGCTGGAAGACTTCGCCGATGCCGAAGTCGCGGAGATTGCCGTGCAGCGCGACGCCCACGTTAGTCCTCCACCTTCAGCAGGAAGGCTGCGGCGGTGGAGACTGCGTAGAGAACGGCCGCGACGACGAGCAGCGCCCGCACGAGCAGGCCCGGCAGCGCGCCGACGGCCAACGGATCGGCGGGCGCGGCGGCGATCGCGCCGAGCGCTGCGACGGCCAGAGCAAACGCGAACGTGGCGAGCCACGCGAGCAAGGGGCGCCCAAAGCGGAAGCCGGCGGCGCCCGGCACCACGAACGCGAGTGCGGTGAGGAGTGCCTCGCTGCGCGCGCGCTGCCGCTTGAGGCGGGCGAGCTGCGCCACGCGCTGCGACGAGTCGCCCACGCCGGAGCGCAGGGTGCGCGCGAGGTCGGCGTAGAAGTCGCGGGGACCCGCCGTGCGCTCGAGCGCGACGCCGCCCGCGATGCCGAGAGCGAGCACGACTCCGAGCAGCCCGAGCGCGCCCGCGAGCGAGTCCGCCGCGAACCCGCGCACCACACGCGCGCGCAGCGCACGCGCGAGGCGCGCCGGAGCGCCGGTGTCCGCGGTGCGCGCGAACACGGCTTCGACCGAGACCGGGATGTCGGCGACGAACGGCCGATCGCCATTCGTCGCGAGATCGGTGAGGCGCGCGACCACCTCCGCGTCGATCCCCTGCGCGATCGACAGCGCGCGGTCTTGATCGTCGAGGCGCACCGCGCGGCCGTAGGCCTGCGCGAGGTTGAAGTACGCGACGGGAGCGGGAGTCAGCTTCACCGCCTGTTCGTAGTGCGCGATCGCGCCAGGCATGTCGCCGAGCCGGAACGCGACGTTGGCCGCGTTGTTGCGAACGTCGCCGAGATCGCGCTGCTTCAGCGCGCGCGCGAAGTAGTCGCGAGCAACGAGTAGATCGCCCGACCGCTTCTGGTGCAGCGCAACCGCGCGAAGCGCGAAGGGATCGCGCGGCGCGGCTTGCAGGACGAGACCGAGATCCGCCGGCGTGCCCAGCCCGGCTTCGAGGCGATGCGCCGCCACGGCCACGGGGTCCGCGCTAAGCGCGACGCGCCCGAGCGCCTCGCGCTCGCTCGCGTGGAAGATCGCGAAGACGGCGAGCGCAGCGGTGAGCGCGACGGTGCTGCGCTTCACGAGCCCGCCGTGCGCCGCGGCAACCCCTGCCAGGCCGACCAGGGCACCGAGCGGCCCGGCGACCCAGCCGAGCGCGAGCACGCCGGCTGCGAGCGCCGCGAGCGAGACCGGTCCGTCCCACGCAACGCGCGTCGATCCGAGGCCATGGAGCAAGTGCGGGAGCGACGCGATCGCGCCGAGCAGGCTGAACCCCAGCGCCCACAGGAACGCCAGCCTCGCGCCGGCGCCGAACGCGGCGGCGTCCATCCATGCGCGGGCCTCGAGGTGCCCCGGAATCGCTGCGAGCGCCGTCAGAATCGCCGACACGGCTGCGCGCGGATCGCCCGCACCGAGGTGCGCGGAGGCGAGCGCGGCATGCGCCGCCGGCAAGGCGGGTGCGAGAGCCACCGCGTCCAGCGCGCGCTCGACCGCATCCTCCGTGCTGCCCGAGAAGACGAGGCCGCGAGCGGGGCCTTCGAGGGTGCGCAGGCCGAGATCGAGTCCCGCGCGCTGCGTGCGCGCGACCTTCTCTTCCGGCTTCTGCGATCCGAGCCGCCACGACCGATCGACGCTGCCGCGCGCGGGGTCGCGCGCCGAAAGCTCGCCGGGGAGCGCGGGCGGCCAGGGCGACGCGACTCGCGGGGGCGGCGCAGGCGGAGGTGCGGGCACCGGGTCGGCGATCGCGGTCGCCGGCCCCGTCGGAACTTCGGCAGCGAGCTCCGGCGCAGCGAACACCGCGCGTGCGCCGAAAAGGCACACGGCGATCAGCGCTGCCGCACACCGGTTGCCGCCGCTCGAGACGCGCAAATCCCCTTGCCTCCGCAGGGAGGCTGATCGGTGGCCCGCGGGGCGCGCTGGAGTGCGGCGCGCGCAAAACGGCTCGCCTATGTTGCGCCGCCTTTTCGGCCGGCCCGAGCGCTGGCCCCGACGCGGCGCCCGCCGCCGCGAGCCGAATCGATCGATCAAGGAGATTTGCCGTGGCCAATCACAAGTCCGCTGAGAAACGTGCTCGCCAGGCCGAGCGCCGCCGCGCCCGCAATCGCGGCGTCACGAGCGCGCTGCGCACGCGCGTGAAGGCGCTGCGCGAGGCGATCGCCAGCGGCGACAAGGCGGCAGCCACCGCGAGGCTGCGCGATGCCGAGAAGGCGCTGCGCCAGGCGGCGACCAAGGGCGTGATGAAGAAGGAGACCGCGAGCCGCCAGGTCTCGCGCCTCGCGAAGGCCGTGCACAAAGTCGCTTAGCGCGGCGCGGCGAAGCCGCGCCGGGCGGCCCTGTGGCCTGGAGGGAGCTGGGCGTTCCGGGGCGGCTCGTTGGGAGCGGCGTGCGGCCTGTGAGCGGCGTGGCCGCCGTTTTTCTTGGGCGTCGCTCGCCTCCGAGGACTCCGGCTCGCTGCGCGCCGCGTTATGCAGCGTGCCTTCGCCTGCTTGGGCGCTCGCGGCTTGCGGTTTCCATCGAGCCCGCGTTTCGTCGTCAGGTGCAAGGGGATTGGCTGGGCTGCCGCTTCGCTCCTAGATCCGCTGTTCTCCTAGCTCCGCGGTTGTTAGGCCGAGAGTCCTAGGACGAGGCGTTCGAGCGCGAGGCCCTGGGGGATGGCGCCGGCGCCCTTCAGGACTTCGTCGACTTCGTGGATGGCGCGCAGGCAGGAGACGAGTCGCGTGGGGGTGTAGCGGCGGGCCTGGCGCTCGAGCTTCTGCACGACGAAGGGCGGGCCGGCGGGTGCTTCGCCCGCGCGGGTGCGCGCGAGGCGGCGGAAGTGGGAGGCGAGCGCGCCTAACAACACGGGCGCGGGCGCTCCTGCCGCCAGCATGCGGCCGAGCAGGCCGAGCGCGTCGGCGCTGCGGCCTTCGCCGATCGCGTCGGTGAGATCCCAGATCGGCTCCTCGGCGACCGCTGAGATCGTCTCCTGCACGTGGGCGCGAGTGATCTTCGCGCCCGGGCCCGCATAGAGCGCGGCCTTCGCGAGCTCTTGGCGCAGCGCGAGCAGATTCGGCCCGACGGACTCGGCGAGCAGCTCGGCCGCGCCGGCGTCGAGCGAAACGCCCTGCGCCTTCGCCTCCTCGCGTAGGAAGCCTTGCGCCTCGCGCGCGTTCTTCGGCGGATCGCACGCGACGAACGCGGCGGGCTCCGCGAACGCCTTCACCCACTTCGAGCGCCGGTCGATCTGCTCGGCGACGACGACCAGCACGCACGTGTCGCTCGCCGCGGCGTCCGTAACGACTCCGGCGAGCGCCTCCGCCAGCGCCTCGCCCTTGCCGCCCTTGCGCGCCTCGGGCTCGCGCAGCACGACGAGCCGCTGCTTCGCGAGCATCGGCAGCGAGCGCACGGCATCTTGCAGCTGCCCCGGCGTGGTCTTGTCGCCCGCGAGCTTGTCGACGTCGAAGTCGCCGCCGTCCTCGCCGAGCGCGGCGCGCCGGATCGCGGCGAGCGCGTCGTCGCGCAGCAGCGCCTCTGCGCCGGCGAGCAGGTAGGCGGGGCGAACGCGTCCGCCCGCGAGCTCGCGCGCGAGCTCCGCCGGCGTCACGGCGCGATGCGCTCGAACAGCGCGTCGTGGATGCGACCCGCGAGCAGCCCTGCGAGGCGGCGCAGCGCTTCTTCGCGGTGCGTGCGCTCCACCTCGACGTCGGCGCTCGCGACGTAGCGCTCCGTCTCGATCTGCGAGCTCGCGTCGAGCGGCACGACGGTGCCGTCGCGGCGCGTGATCTTCACGGCGAGCGTGAGCTCGAGCTCGTACTCGAGCGCCAGCGCCACGGAGGAGAAGCTCTTGCGCGCGACGCCGAGCCTCTGCACGGCGCCCGAGATCACGAGGTCTGCACGGGCAGGCTCTTCCACCATTCGCAGCGCGCCGCGGCGCAGGAACTCGCGCGCGAGCGCGTCCGAGACGAGCGTGTCGAGGCCGGGCTCGAAGCTGTCGTTGCGCAGCGCCAC belongs to Deltaproteobacteria bacterium and includes:
- the holA gene encoding DNA polymerase III subunit delta, with amino-acid sequence MTPAELARELAGGRVRPAYLLAGAEALLRDDALAAIRRAALGEDGGDFDVDKLAGDKTTPGQLQDAVRSLPMLAKQRLVVLREPEARKGGKGEALAEALAGVVTDAAASDTCVLVVVAEQIDRRSKWVKAFAEPAAFVACDPPKNAREAQGFLREEAKAQGVSLDAGAAELLAESVGPNLLALRQELAKAALYAGPGAKITRAHVQETISAVAEEPIWDLTDAIGEGRSADALGLLGRMLAAGAPAPVLLGALASHFRRLARTRAGEAPAGPPFVVQKLERQARRYTPTRLVSCLRAIHEVDEVLKGAGAIPQGLALERLVLGLSA
- the rpsT gene encoding 30S ribosomal protein S20, which encodes MANHKSAEKRARQAERRRARNRGVTSALRTRVKALREAIASGDKAAATARLRDAEKALRQAATKGVMKKETASRQVSRLAKAVHKVA
- a CDS encoding PhoH family protein is translated as MSAHEATSRQTLVFDDNQLASTLYGERERTLRIVEQDLGIAVHARGNQVRLSGAEDRVRLGRQVLEELYGLVREGREVAPSDVHSAIQDVATVPGTPLREVYSDVLSHVGSRRRIAAKNLSQRRYLDLIEQHDVVISIGPAGTGKTYLAMAMAIAALNRQEIARVILARPAVEAGEKLGFLPGNLAEKVNPYLRPLYDALHDMMDFEKAQRLMERGVIEVAPLAFMRGRTLNESFVILDEAQNTTPEQMKMFLTRLGYDSKAVITGDITQIDLPSHQGSGLVDALDVLRDIDGIGFMQFTDLDVVRHPLVQSIVRAYDRRAAGLLQPRGENGDSEGGAGAK
- a CDS encoding DUF4388 domain-containing protein; amino-acid sequence: MGVALHGNLRDFGIGEVFQLIGQQQKTGVLDVAAENVRVRIAFDRGGVVWGETMGPYEHAALGDLVVRSGLVKPERLLALERAVQDGEGDLRTLLTTRGDLGEAQVQEAVDLLTHNTMFLLLRWTQGSFHFTAQPVMGEGDTAAATPAEQILMDALRMVDEWRTFDADARALDTVWKRSDAFDVFRERAEGESPKRIELARRIFEGIDGRASGARLVDLARISEFDGVYWISRLRRAGVIEPLARVSAPARVRARLRFDLFESLASASAVIPVVLLGLALAGLATDSRERPELAAGAALAQQGDAAFARARARAAVEAYRFAHGAWPKDIATALAEVPGAMATANPGEYYFAHRGDNFVVLMPEE